The Aliidongia dinghuensis genome includes the window ACGTTCAGCTTCAAGGGCATCGACATCGCGCTCTTCTCGCCGGGCGCCAAGGTTTCGGCCGTGCATGCGCCGCGCGCCGCGGCCGCGGGCACCGTCGTGATCGACAACACCTCGCAGTTCCGCATGGATCCGGACGTGCCGCTAGTGGTGCCCGAGGTCAATCCCAAGGCGATCGCGCGCTACACCAAGCGCAACATCATCGCCAACCCGAACTGCTCGACCATCCAGATGGTCGTGGCGCTGAAGCCGCTGCACGACATCGCCCGCATCAAGCGGGTGGTCGTCGCCACCTACCAGTCGGTCTCGGGCAAGGGCAAGGAGGCGATGGACGAGCTCTTCACCCAGACCCGCGCCATCTACGTGAACGACCCGATCAAGCCGGAGCAGTTCACCAAGCGTATCGCCTTCAACGTGATTCCGCACATCGACGTCTTCATGGAAGACGGCTCGACCAAGGAAGAATGGAAGATGGTGGTCGAGACGCGGAAGATCCTCGATCCCGACATCCAGGTGAGCGCCACCTGCGTGCGCGTGCCGGTGTTCATCGGCCATGCCGAGGCGATCAACGTCGAGTTCGAGGACGAGATCTCGGTCGAGCGCGCCCGCGCCGCGCTCAAGGCGGCCCCCGGCGTCACCGTGATCGACCACCGGGTCGACGAGGGCTATGTCACCCCGCAGGAATGCGCCGGCGAGGACGCTGTGTTCGTCTCCCGCATCCGCAAGGACCCGACCGTGAAGCACGGCCTCACGCTCTGGGTCGTGGCGGACAATCTGCGCAAGGGTGCGGCCTTGAACGCGGTGCAGATCGCGGAACTGTTGGACCGGGATTACCTGGAGCCGGCGGAGAAGAAGCGGCTGGGCGCGCGCTGAGCGGCAGCACCTCGCCCAGTCTCATCCAGCCACTGCGCAGGTTCCGCTCTCTTTAGCCTACGCCGGCATCGCTCCACCGATCTGTGACGCAAATCGGAGCGCGGCGCGAGGCTTGTTCCTTTTTTGTTCTATTCGCTTGACCGTTCCGAATTAATCCGGTCTCCTAGCCGAACATAGCGAAGGCGCGCCCAGGCGCGCTTCCCGCCGCAACCAACCGCCGGCTGGCCCCGCCTCCGGCGGTTTTCTTTTGCCCAAATTCCGAAGAGTCCTCTTATGCCGATCCTCTCGATCGCGCGGGCGCCTTGTCGTGCGCCGGCGCGGCACTGGCTGCTCATCGCCAAGGCGGGAACCGTCTGGCTATGGCCGGGCATTCCGCTGACCGAACGGCGCGGCGGCACCATCCGGCCGATCCCG containing:
- a CDS encoding aspartate-semialdehyde dehydrogenase, which gives rise to MGYRVAVVGATGNVGREMLTTLHEREFPVDDVVALASTRSIGSEVSWGEDDTLKVQALDTFSFKGIDIALFSPGAKVSAVHAPRAAAAGTVVIDNTSQFRMDPDVPLVVPEVNPKAIARYTKRNIIANPNCSTIQMVVALKPLHDIARIKRVVVATYQSVSGKGKEAMDELFTQTRAIYVNDPIKPEQFTKRIAFNVIPHIDVFMEDGSTKEEWKMVVETRKILDPDIQVSATCVRVPVFIGHAEAINVEFEDEISVERARAALKAAPGVTVIDHRVDEGYVTPQECAGEDAVFVSRIRKDPTVKHGLTLWVVADNLRKGAALNAVQIAELLDRDYLEPAEKKRLGAR